A single Nostoc sp. PCC 7107 DNA region contains:
- a CDS encoding cytochrome-c peroxidase, with translation MIHSSGTLAILLMIFVMLFWIYLAFKSRKLSRYSRPLTIFLIVSLAIASGGVVSAQLTLNPAPLNAITSLPPATVGDPTPTNPPLLTAVAEPSNLGDFVRDNTALLQLGKALFWDMQVGSDGIQSCASCHFHAGADNRSKNQISPGLLLSLKDITFQVGGSPNYQLTAADFPFHKLADPNNRTSTVLSDVNDVASSQGVFHSVLVATVPGQAVDNVISTPDPDGFQINGINVRRVEPRNAPTVIDAIFNKIQFWDGRAKETFNGVNGNGAADLNAKVFIASGLTQITPVSISLNNSSIASLVTGPPLSPFEMSADGRTLPEVGAKFLRRRGQKLKSLRPLGKQVVHPQDSVLGAFSRFPNKGLSIVAYDRLIIKAFKPQWWRSRSLIQVNSDGTITILPEALATTTSSLTSTDEAITTDEAITTDASFSINALATTADSEERVTLPANQFTLRDWNFSLFAGLAMQKYMSTLVSSQTPFDKFQAGDTNALTTQEKSGLALFVNSTANGGANCNVCHAIPEFTMGSVRRTTGIASTDSGNPLINNFANGFIPNYGVRPASEDPGAGNSTTSRFKIPGLRNIALTAPYMHNGGMATLEQVVDFYNRGRGDDGGAGVAPLNLNSQQKADLVTFMRTGLTDQRVLLEKAPFDHPQLFIPNGHPGNQFSVTSSGNTNGTPTATDQLVEVPAVGSNGITTPRPNFLD, from the coding sequence CAAGTGGTACATTAGCAATCTTGCTGATGATATTTGTGATGCTTTTTTGGATTTATTTAGCGTTTAAATCCAGAAAATTATCAAGATATTCACGCCCTCTGACAATTTTCCTCATAGTTTCACTAGCGATCGCTAGTGGAGGTGTCGTATCGGCACAATTAACCCTAAACCCTGCTCCCTTAAATGCCATAACTAGTCTTCCACCAGCTACAGTGGGAGACCCTACCCCAACAAACCCACCACTCCTGACAGCAGTGGCTGAACCAAGTAATCTTGGAGACTTTGTTCGGGACAACACAGCCCTACTCCAGCTAGGAAAAGCCCTATTCTGGGATATGCAGGTTGGTAGTGACGGCATTCAGTCCTGTGCTAGTTGTCACTTTCATGCCGGAGCAGACAATAGATCAAAAAATCAAATCAGTCCTGGTCTTTTACTATCACTCAAAGATATAACTTTCCAGGTTGGTGGTAGTCCAAACTATCAACTCACAGCAGCAGATTTTCCATTCCACAAACTTGCAGATCCGAATAATCGAACCAGTACAGTTCTTTCTGATGTTAACGATGTCGCCTCTTCCCAAGGCGTATTTCATAGCGTTCTCGTAGCAACCGTCCCAGGTCAAGCAGTTGATAATGTTATATCTACGCCAGATCCAGACGGTTTTCAAATTAATGGTATCAATGTACGCCGAGTTGAACCACGTAATGCCCCAACAGTAATTGATGCCATCTTCAATAAAATCCAGTTTTGGGATGGTCGTGCCAAAGAAACTTTCAATGGGGTGAATGGAAATGGAGCAGCAGACCTGAATGCTAAAGTTTTCATAGCTTCAGGGCTAACCCAAATAACTCCAGTTTCCATTTCACTCAACAATTCCTCAATAGCTTCCCTAGTAACTGGCCCACCATTGAGTCCATTTGAGATGTCTGCTGATGGTCGTACTTTACCTGAAGTCGGTGCTAAGTTTCTGCGAAGAAGAGGTCAGAAGCTCAAAAGTCTTAGACCGTTAGGTAAACAAGTTGTACATCCGCAAGACAGTGTTTTAGGAGCTTTTAGTCGCTTCCCCAATAAAGGTCTGTCAATCGTAGCTTATGATCGGTTGATTATCAAAGCCTTTAAGCCGCAATGGTGGAGATCAAGGTCTCTCATTCAAGTTAATAGTGATGGAACAATCACAATCCTCCCCGAAGCTTTGGCTACAACTACTAGTTCTTTGACTAGTACTGATGAGGCTATCACTACTGATGAAGCTATCACTACTGATGCGTCTTTCAGTATTAACGCTTTGGCTACCACTGCTGATAGTGAAGAAAGAGTGACTTTACCTGCAAATCAGTTTACGCTCAGAGACTGGAATTTCTCCTTATTTGCTGGATTAGCAATGCAAAAGTATATGTCTACTCTTGTATCTAGCCAGACACCCTTTGATAAATTCCAGGCGGGAGATACCAATGCTCTCACCACTCAAGAAAAAAGCGGTCTAGCTTTGTTTGTTAATAGTACGGCTAATGGTGGTGCAAATTGTAACGTTTGCCATGCGATTCCCGAATTCACTATGGGTTCGGTAAGAAGAACCACAGGAATAGCTTCAACTGATTCCGGCAATCCACTGATTAATAATTTTGCTAATGGCTTCATTCCTAACTACGGTGTTAGACCAGCTTCCGAAGACCCAGGAGCCGGAAACTCTACTACATCAAGATTCAAAATCCCTGGTCTCCGTAACATCGCCTTGACAGCACCATATATGCACAACGGTGGTATGGCAACTCTAGAGCAAGTTGTTGACTTTTACAATCGTGGTCGAGGTGACGATGGGGGAGCAGGTGTAGCGCCATTGAACTTAAACTCACAGCAAAAAGCTGATTTGGTCACTTTTATGAGAACCGGACTGACTGATCAGCGAGTCCTTCTCGAAAAAGCACCCTTTGACCATCCACAATTGTTCATTCCCAATGGACATCCAGGTAATCAATTTTCAGTGACTTCCAGCGGTAATACTAATGGAACTCCTACTGCTACAGATCAGCTAGTGGAAGTACCTGCTGTTGGTAGTAATGGTATTACTACTCCCCGGCCAAATTTCTTAGATTAA
- a CDS encoding polysaccharide deacetylase family protein, whose amino-acid sequence MQFAPFFPLIYRILQPSFPDCLWCGDRNSQAISLTFDDGPHPQYTHQVLQVLDRYNIKASFFWLGACVNRSPEVAKAVCDSGHWIGLHGYDHRSFPLLTPNELKESLVKTQAAIYDSCNLLPEQVRDVRPPNGLFTPKTLNLFRQWNYRPVMWSVVPEDWVRPGITTVVQRVNQQVQNGSLIVLHDGVCGGQDVTATIEVLIPQLIQQGYKFVTVDNLWKYNQTN is encoded by the coding sequence ATGCAGTTTGCTCCCTTTTTTCCTTTGATTTATCGGATTCTTCAACCGAGTTTTCCTGATTGTCTTTGGTGTGGCGATCGCAATTCTCAGGCGATCTCCCTAACTTTTGACGATGGACCTCATCCACAATACACTCACCAAGTGTTGCAAGTTTTAGACCGCTACAATATTAAAGCCAGTTTTTTTTGGTTGGGTGCTTGTGTCAACCGTTCACCAGAGGTTGCTAAAGCAGTCTGCGACAGCGGCCATTGGATTGGCTTACATGGTTACGATCATCGTTCTTTTCCTTTACTTACCCCCAATGAACTCAAGGAAAGTTTAGTAAAAACCCAAGCGGCTATCTACGATAGTTGTAACCTCCTACCTGAACAAGTACGCGATGTTCGGCCTCCCAATGGTTTATTTACACCAAAAACTTTAAATTTATTCCGTCAATGGAATTACCGTCCGGTCATGTGGAGTGTTGTACCAGAAGATTGGGTGAGGCCGGGAATTACTACTGTAGTCCAGCGAGTCAACCAACAAGTACAAAATGGTTCACTCATTGTCTTACATGATGGTGTGTGTGGCGGACAAGACGTAACTGCAACGATAGAAGTCTTGATTCCTCAATTAATACAACAAGGCTATAAGTTTGTCACAGTAGATAATTTATGGAAATACAATCAAACTAATTAA
- a CDS encoding helix-turn-helix transcriptional regulator, which produces MKQKPKPRIALLREKAGLTQLELSRLVGVTESTIQNWESGRTGTDHIERIIRFCKALDCKVEDLIEYVSEPLEEPVAKPSSINEIHQILGTEATASTINSESEVTQKRQATSS; this is translated from the coding sequence GTGAAACAAAAGCCAAAACCGAGGATCGCTTTGCTTCGTGAGAAAGCAGGGCTGACCCAGCTTGAACTGTCACGTCTTGTTGGCGTAACTGAAAGCACTATTCAAAACTGGGAAAGCGGCAGAACTGGGACAGACCACATTGAAAGAATCATTAGGTTCTGCAAGGCCTTAGATTGCAAAGTAGAAGACCTAATAGAATATGTGAGTGAACCATTAGAAGAACCTGTAGCGAAACCAAGTTCTATAAACGAAATACATCAGATATTGGGAACTGAGGCCACAGCCTCAACTATCAATTCTGAAAGTGAAGTTACTCAAAAGCGTCAAGCTACGAGTAGCTAA
- a CDS encoding murein transglycosylase A gives MKYRLETILSLPIIMLSFLVGMQPLGYRELSSPGCRVKKWDIPESFQNTQPVLIQRSPVGCCQDDLSCLDELADKKALITSIDRSLQYLQTSRAIAAYQKYPVTGITRDRIIKSLNRFRELLLKSQSAPELHQAIEREFVYYQSVGKDQKGTVLFTAYYEPLYQASRSPTDEFRYPVYRLPPDINSWTQPHPTRLELEGADGLQGSQGKLRGLELFWFRDRLEPYMMQIQGSARLQLTDGTKTTIGYAGNTAYNYKSIGRELANDGKLPLQGMTMPIILNYFQQHPPELNIYIPRDPSFVFFQENHGAPAQGSINVALTPERSIATDKSLMPPGALALIRAPFPFVKANGEIEHQIVSRYVLDQDTGGAIKGAGRVDYFLGTGKVAGDRAGVTVSNGQLYYLLLKP, from the coding sequence ATGAAATATAGATTAGAAACTATCCTCAGCCTACCAATCATTATGTTGAGTTTTCTGGTGGGGATGCAGCCATTGGGATATCGAGAACTGAGTTCACCAGGATGTCGAGTGAAGAAATGGGATATCCCAGAGTCTTTTCAAAACACCCAGCCAGTTCTGATTCAACGATCGCCTGTGGGTTGTTGTCAAGATGATCTCTCTTGTTTAGATGAATTAGCCGATAAAAAAGCTCTAATTACTTCTATCGACCGCAGTTTACAATATTTGCAAACATCACGAGCGATCGCAGCTTATCAAAAATATCCGGTAACGGGAATTACCCGCGATCGCATCATTAAAAGTTTAAACCGATTCCGCGAACTCCTGCTCAAATCTCAATCGGCTCCAGAATTACATCAAGCCATCGAACGCGAGTTTGTTTATTACCAGTCTGTTGGTAAAGACCAAAAAGGCACAGTTTTATTTACCGCCTATTATGAACCACTTTATCAGGCTAGTCGCTCTCCCACAGACGAATTTCGCTATCCAGTTTATCGCTTACCTCCCGATATCAACTCCTGGACACAGCCCCATCCTACCCGCTTAGAATTAGAAGGTGCTGATGGTTTACAAGGATCACAAGGAAAATTACGCGGATTAGAGTTATTTTGGTTCCGCGATCGCCTAGAACCATATATGATGCAAATTCAAGGTTCGGCACGGCTACAATTAACTGATGGAACTAAAACAACTATAGGTTACGCAGGTAATACAGCTTATAACTATAAAAGTATTGGCAGAGAACTAGCCAATGATGGCAAATTGCCTTTACAGGGGATGACAATGCCCATTATCCTCAACTATTTTCAACAGCATCCCCCAGAATTAAATATATATATCCCCCGTGATCCCAGTTTTGTGTTTTTTCAAGAAAACCACGGCGCACCAGCCCAAGGTTCAATTAATGTAGCACTCACACCAGAACGTTCAATCGCTACAGATAAGTCTCTCATGCCTCCTGGTGCTTTAGCTTTGATTCGCGCACCTTTTCCTTTTGTCAAGGCTAATGGCGAGATAGAACATCAAATTGTTAGCCGTTATGTGCTTGATCAAGATACAGGTGGAGCCATTAAAGGCGCAGGTAGAGTAGATTATTTTTTGGGTACTGGGAAAGTAGCAGGCGATCGCGCTGGTGTTACTGTTAGCAATGGACAATTGTATTACTTGTTACTCAAGCCTTAA
- a CDS encoding proton extrusion protein PcxA yields the protein MPKMNNFVFTQKIYSYLLAAYRWYLLTPQRSLDEAYQAALQIKSIEDEHFNGRKIDADSSIYSSSMMDYFELDLKKQLKIARMRLTEFRASRWFSNESNQKAARKTGIEYPSAEIILGKLRFIDEVISKYTVADIEINSAIVTQPQRVKVDEVTTQKLPASLTTASPNKNIEPKIKPRRKADTTGVLPRSILGTISRLQVELDPNSEEDVVKSFRQAQRRTIISIRFILLLIIVPLLAHQLSKTLIVGPLISNFRQDETANVFINFEMEEEALAELQKFEERLKFENLIGITPTRNAEAIEDKLKEKAAEIAEEFRGESANAIKNVFADIFSVVAFVWLLLVSKQSISVLKDFFDNLVYGLSDSAKAFIIILFTDVFVGFHSPHGWEVILEGISRHWGLPANRDFIFLFIATFPVILDTIFKYWIFRYLNRISPSAVATYRNMNE from the coding sequence TTGCCTAAAATGAACAATTTTGTTTTTACCCAAAAAATTTACTCTTACTTACTAGCTGCTTACCGTTGGTACTTATTAACGCCACAGCGTTCTCTTGATGAGGCTTATCAAGCCGCATTACAAATTAAATCCATAGAAGATGAGCATTTCAACGGACGGAAGATAGACGCTGATTCAAGCATCTACAGCAGCAGTATGATGGATTATTTTGAGTTAGATCTAAAAAAACAATTAAAAATTGCCCGGATGCGCTTGACGGAATTTCGAGCCAGCCGTTGGTTTTCTAACGAATCTAATCAAAAAGCAGCACGAAAAACCGGGATAGAATATCCCAGTGCTGAAATAATTTTAGGAAAGTTAAGATTTATTGATGAAGTCATATCAAAATATACCGTAGCTGATATTGAGATTAATTCTGCAATAGTTACCCAACCACAAAGAGTCAAAGTTGATGAGGTCACTACACAAAAATTACCTGCATCATTGACAACAGCATCCCCTAATAAAAATATAGAACCAAAAATAAAACCACGCAGAAAAGCTGACACAACAGGTGTATTGCCTCGCTCAATTTTAGGTACAATTAGTCGTTTGCAAGTTGAATTAGACCCTAATTCCGAGGAAGATGTTGTTAAAAGCTTTCGCCAGGCTCAAAGAAGAACCATTATATCTATTAGATTTATATTATTACTAATAATTGTACCTCTTTTAGCACATCAACTATCAAAAACTTTGATTGTTGGGCCATTAATTAGCAATTTTAGACAAGATGAAACAGCAAATGTCTTCATCAATTTTGAAATGGAAGAAGAAGCTCTGGCAGAATTACAAAAATTTGAAGAAAGGCTTAAATTTGAAAATTTGATTGGCATTACACCAACGCGGAATGCAGAAGCAATAGAAGATAAACTGAAAGAAAAAGCGGCGGAAATTGCTGAGGAATTTCGAGGTGAAAGTGCCAATGCGATTAAAAATGTTTTCGCAGATATTTTCTCGGTAGTTGCTTTTGTCTGGCTGCTGCTGGTTAGTAAGCAATCTATTTCAGTACTAAAAGATTTTTTTGATAATCTTGTTTATGGCTTGAGTGATAGTGCCAAGGCATTTATTATTATTTTGTTTACCGATGTCTTTGTGGGATTTCACTCTCCCCACGGCTGGGAAGTAATTTTAGAAGGCATATCTCGTCATTGGGGTTTACCTGCTAATCGAGATTTTATCTTTTTGTTTATTGCAACATTTCCCGTAATTTTAGATACGATTTTTAAATACTGGATCTTCCGTTACCTCAACCGCATTTCGCCTTCGGCTGTTGCAACTTACCGCAATATGAATGAGTAG
- a CDS encoding recombinase family protein, with protein MISHSVWIVGNSRSGKTTRLVEHFCRWLQIENHNFELFYTKKGGKKLDNSIFKPLVLKQTEPGILVLAANDDNRRELSDKIVTKTLGKYPIRAKTPLGFLQDEVILFWPLLIELLHLKAQFPVRLRPETEQELATKLWREQLDAEILRRAGVNEYRLVRRILDLLQLAAYSGTPCGGIAEVLQKGLEENGINLEPEFLASLLLDWRNWCLERGLLTYGIITELYSQHLLSDRHYQKRLTQRYQAILADDVDDYPAVARQLCETLLERGAVGAFTYNPDGAIRWGLGADPNYLEGLARHCRLETLFAPVEESLAEQLATPIVEFITQPLVMLELPATVQSIQTTSRAELLRTTAEVIGKAIKSGRIQPEEIVIIAPGLDAIARYTIIEILTKQNIPVESLNDQRPLISSPMIRALLTMLALVYPGLGRLVDRDAVAEMLVVLSRRQEAGGRGQEAEEVLNTQHAAQLSLPLTVLSTHIDPVRAGLIADYCFVPHPDRPNLLPVTSFERWDRIGYAATTAYTQILQWIEKQRSQQEQRLIPSPISLLYLAIQDFLCKDNNPPYDQMAALRELLETAQHYWEIDTRLRQEAGGIESLTQNLALSTPLAEFIQLLRRGTITANPYPLRPIGLSRKAVTLATIFQYRSSRRSHRWHFWLDAGSPLWAKGGAATLFGAPLFLRDRLGEAWTAEDEKNTEQERLRRILTDLLSRASEKVYLCHSDLAVNGQEQLGPLLPLVHTCISVAS; from the coding sequence GTGATTTCGCATTCTGTTTGGATTGTCGGCAATAGCCGGAGTGGTAAGACAACTCGTTTAGTAGAGCATTTTTGTCGTTGGCTGCAAATAGAAAATCATAACTTTGAATTATTTTATACTAAAAAAGGCGGAAAAAAATTAGACAATTCCATCTTCAAACCCTTAGTTTTAAAACAAACAGAACCGGGAATTTTGGTCTTAGCTGCTAATGACGACAATCGTCGAGAATTATCTGACAAAATTGTTACAAAAACTTTAGGAAAATATCCGATTCGTGCCAAAACTCCATTAGGTTTTCTTCAGGATGAAGTTATTTTATTTTGGCCTTTACTAATTGAGTTGTTACATCTCAAGGCACAATTTCCGGTAAGATTACGCCCAGAAACTGAACAGGAATTAGCAACAAAACTCTGGCGTGAGCAATTAGATGCAGAAATCTTGCGTCGGGCGGGAGTGAATGAGTATCGTTTAGTGCGACGGATTTTGGATTTATTGCAACTAGCTGCTTATAGTGGCACACCCTGTGGAGGAATAGCAGAGGTTTTGCAAAAAGGTTTAGAGGAAAATGGCATAAATCTAGAGCCGGAATTTCTGGCATCTTTGCTGCTAGATTGGCGTAACTGGTGTTTAGAGCGAGGCTTACTCACTTATGGGATTATAACTGAACTCTACTCTCAGCATTTGTTAAGCGATCGCCATTACCAAAAGCGTCTAACCCAAAGGTATCAAGCCATACTAGCTGATGATGTTGATGATTATCCAGCCGTAGCCCGTCAGTTATGTGAAACACTGTTAGAACGTGGCGCAGTTGGCGCTTTTACTTACAATCCTGATGGCGCTATCCGCTGGGGATTAGGCGCTGATCCTAACTATTTGGAAGGTTTAGCAAGGCATTGTCGCTTAGAAACTTTGTTTGCACCTGTAGAAGAATCCTTGGCAGAGCAACTAGCTACACCAATAGTAGAATTTATTACACAACCACTGGTAATGTTAGAGTTACCCGCAACAGTGCAGTCAATTCAGACGACCTCCCGTGCTGAACTACTGCGAACCACAGCCGAGGTCATTGGCAAAGCTATCAAATCAGGACGAATACAACCAGAAGAGATTGTCATCATAGCACCCGGTTTAGATGCGATCGCTCGTTATACTATCATCGAAATTCTCACCAAGCAAAACATCCCTGTTGAATCACTCAACGACCAACGCCCCTTAATTAGTTCACCAATGATTCGGGCATTGTTAACCATGCTGGCACTAGTTTATCCCGGTTTAGGACGCTTAGTAGACCGAGATGCAGTTGCTGAGATGTTAGTAGTGTTGAGTAGGAGGCAGGAGGCAGGAGGCAGGGGGCAGGAGGCAGAAGAAGTATTAAATACTCAGCACGCTGCTCAACTCTCGCTACCGCTAACAGTACTCAGCACTCACATCGACCCAGTACGTGCTGGTTTAATCGCTGATTATTGCTTTGTACCTCATCCTGACAGACCTAACTTATTACCTGTCACATCTTTTGAACGCTGGGATAGAATTGGCTATGCCGCAACCACAGCTTATACTCAGATATTACAGTGGATTGAAAAACAGCGATCGCAACAAGAACAGCGTTTGATTCCTAGCCCCATTTCTCTGTTGTATCTGGCAATTCAAGACTTTCTGTGTAAAGACAATAACCCCCCCTACGACCAAATGGCCGCATTGCGAGAACTGCTGGAAACTGCCCAACATTATTGGGAAATTGATACAAGGTTGAGGCAGGAGGCAGGAGGAATCGAATCTTTAACTCAGAACTTAGCACTAAGCACTCCCTTGGCTGAATTTATTCAACTGTTGCGGCGGGGTACGATTACTGCGAATCCTTACCCACTGCGTCCGATTGGCTTGTCAAGAAAAGCCGTCACCTTAGCAACTATTTTCCAATATCGTTCGAGCAGGCGATCGCACCGTTGGCATTTTTGGCTAGATGCGGGTTCACCATTATGGGCAAAAGGTGGTGCAGCTACTTTATTTGGTGCGCCGTTATTCTTGCGAGATAGATTAGGCGAAGCTTGGACAGCCGAAGATGAAAAAAACACAGAACAAGAAAGATTACGCAGAATTTTGACTGATTTACTCTCCCGTGCATCTGAGAAAGTTTATTTATGTCACAGCGATTTAGCCGTCAACGGACAAGAACAATTAGGGCCTTTGTTACCCTTGGTACATACTTGTATTTCTGTTGCTTCATAG
- a CDS encoding PEP-CTERM sorting domain-containing protein: MSISKVLNRLSMTALSAAFVIIGTANNAQAAGLLLNGFGGNAGFGELALPRNDDGSSNQLNLPFQINFFGNTFNNFFVNNNGNLTFRSRLGQFTPNPFPIANQPIIAPYWSDVDTRCATCGEVYVASPNSDTVVVTWNNVGYFSNRSDKLNNFQTVLRNRNDTGAGNFDIEFRYETLEWTTGNASGGVNGLGGIPAQAGFDAGDNVNFFTLPGSRTAEVLNIQNTSNLPDPVPGIWSFAVRNGVLPGATPDNPLLPVVIDDEFNFDFNIVNPTQPVFIDPPVAIGYDYIVDSGPNIASVILPTGIGDDLYDLFTFNSTDNDFVDSGIDIAGGFAFNFGDGGVDRFRILGIEPSAGLDPNDITAFVTGLTFTDAGRVQLRQIAISQNTTPAPVPEPATILGSLIALGFGRKLYRMRSHSANKGA, translated from the coding sequence ATGAGCATCTCCAAAGTTTTGAATAGGCTATCGATGACTGCCTTAAGTGCAGCTTTTGTAATTATAGGTACAGCTAATAACGCTCAAGCAGCTGGTCTTTTGCTAAATGGATTTGGTGGTAATGCGGGTTTTGGAGAATTAGCCCTTCCCAGGAATGATGATGGTTCATCAAACCAACTTAACCTCCCGTTTCAAATAAACTTTTTCGGGAACACTTTCAATAACTTCTTTGTTAACAACAATGGGAACCTCACCTTTAGAAGTCGGTTAGGTCAATTTACACCCAATCCTTTTCCTATTGCTAACCAACCAATCATCGCGCCATATTGGTCAGATGTTGATACTCGGTGTGCAACATGTGGTGAGGTTTATGTTGCTTCTCCTAATTCAGACACAGTTGTTGTTACTTGGAACAACGTTGGCTACTTCTCCAACAGATCTGATAAACTGAACAATTTTCAGACAGTTCTCCGCAATCGTAACGACACAGGTGCAGGTAACTTTGACATTGAATTTCGTTATGAAACCTTAGAGTGGACTACAGGAAATGCTAGTGGTGGTGTGAATGGTTTGGGTGGAATTCCAGCCCAAGCAGGCTTTGATGCAGGTGATAATGTTAATTTCTTTACTCTACCTGGCTCACGCACTGCTGAGGTTCTAAACATCCAAAATACAAGTAATCTTCCTGATCCTGTTCCAGGTATTTGGTCTTTTGCTGTCCGTAATGGTGTATTACCAGGAGCAACCCCAGATAATCCTTTATTGCCAGTGGTGATAGACGATGAGTTTAACTTTGACTTTAATATTGTTAATCCAACTCAACCAGTGTTCATCGATCCTCCAGTTGCAATTGGTTACGACTACATTGTAGATTCAGGGCCAAACATTGCTTCTGTGATTCTGCCCACTGGTATTGGGGATGACCTCTACGATTTGTTCACTTTTAACAGCACAGACAATGATTTTGTTGATTCTGGAATAGATATTGCTGGGGGTTTTGCCTTTAATTTTGGTGATGGCGGTGTAGATAGGTTCCGTATATTAGGTATTGAACCGAGTGCAGGGCTTGATCCTAATGACATTACGGCATTTGTTACTGGATTAACCTTTACCGATGCTGGTCGAGTGCAACTTCGTCAAATTGCAATTAGTCAAAATACTACACCTGCACCAGTACCAGAACCAGCCACTATCCTTGGTTCATTGATAGCCCTTGGATTTGGTAGAAAGTTATATAGAATGCGATCGCATTCTGCAAATAAAGGTGCATAA
- the msrA gene encoding peptide-methionine (S)-S-oxide reductase MsrA → MVLFGFGKKKLALPTAEEALPGRAKEMPVPAHHYVNNNPLKPPFPAGMEQAVFGLGCFWGAERKFWQLPGVYTTAVGYAAGITPNPTYEEVCTGMTGHNEVVLVVFDPQVISYAQILKVFWESHNPTQGMRQGNDAGTQYRSGIYVYSESQKQQAEASREAYQQELTKARYGEITTEILDAPAFYYAEAYHQQYLAKNPNGYCGLGGTNVACPIGVFEAEVK, encoded by the coding sequence ATGGTACTGTTTGGATTCGGTAAAAAAAAGCTGGCTCTCCCTACTGCTGAAGAAGCTTTACCAGGACGAGCAAAGGAAATGCCAGTCCCTGCTCATCACTATGTAAATAACAATCCCCTCAAACCACCTTTCCCCGCAGGTATGGAACAAGCAGTGTTTGGACTGGGCTGTTTTTGGGGTGCAGAACGTAAATTTTGGCAACTTCCAGGAGTTTATACCACTGCTGTTGGTTATGCGGCGGGAATTACACCCAATCCTACCTACGAAGAAGTATGTACAGGTATGACTGGTCATAATGAAGTGGTCTTAGTTGTATTTGACCCTCAAGTTATTAGTTACGCGCAAATACTCAAAGTCTTTTGGGAAAGCCACAACCCCACCCAAGGAATGCGCCAAGGTAACGACGCTGGTACACAATACCGTTCGGGAATTTACGTCTATTCTGAAAGTCAAAAACAGCAAGCTGAAGCGTCCCGCGAAGCTTACCAACAAGAATTAACCAAAGCGCGTTATGGCGAAATCACCACAGAAATATTAGATGCGCCAGCATTTTACTACGCCGAAGCTTATCATCAGCAATACCTCGCCAAAAACCCCAACGGCTATTGTGGTTTAGGTGGAACAAACGTTGCTTGTCCTATAGGTGTGTTTGAGGCAGAAGTGAAGTAA